A region of Reichenbachiella carrageenanivorans DNA encodes the following proteins:
- a CDS encoding AsmA-like C-terminal region-containing protein: MKILLRLVGVIALLLFLPLLFLELAVSVWYKHDVVQELQFLANESLESEITFDNIEVSALRHFPELTISVLGLSIKEDKYEVLYSDRMGMQINLLDIYDNNYALSKIEIIRPRFLAPVDSTGQKFMIRVKKKTSPSTGLRLMLDVPAIEIRDALIIINNEYKGNRIRMNIEKGDFRLRSFDDLLEFKGDAFGVLDTMISKGRLSQTAVPIAAHQSTLRLNTLDSRILFDGTLQLYNAHLKAYGLLKPIGYGNMLDITLEGDEARVNEYVALIPQFQTLNFHQHNPDARLQLTIHNSGYVDPVTFPNIDILFEMKDASFSRAGLPGIVDSVNFRGHFSNGKLRNAKTSEMVIDFGRAKVDNSFFAIQGYIRNFDDPYIDMKASSEIELEDVNELLDFPDLEMAGSIRIHADVKGRMSELEKMRQTKEPHFNGEIIFENVWLLKKPSNIKIEQLHGKVVVKNTELSMQNLHARYNQAKINISGHTPNFMPLVEQKSGRKSHAQLSIILDNLALTEADLVMDKKEDKEEASNLAAFQFPDFLNLNCNIIFNQFAYEDYRAESIDIGLSLTSDSMLLHKGHVKFDQGDFWLEGVSRPSTTEAKNYEIWLKADLDHINTNNYWQPKTAVNKKESSTLPDYAAFTVHTDLKFKSLTHDKITLQDIHIVSDMQDQNIHTRTLDFSFPYGQVQSRFDMLLIDSVYHLEGKSTVALTAIDIDSIKQYYNTIKPQVQKEDSTSKESTFIIDGYTFELTAPQVNYKDIVADQLAIQLQLNENHIRLDHAAFELFEGQINLSGIIKQDKYSEVKAFCNIDAKHIDLGSLTNQFGGPNKELFSKKHFKGEVGVGGQVLLQFNHKLEHQEDEMLGKIKVSLSNGELMEFPPITESLKFIKQANRDTILLANRNLEVLFHNDEVLLPRTVFKTSLSNIEFSGYHNKDIGFGFDLQVSVGDLLFKSQKKKRKQVRENKQATFGAIKHYLQARSENGKMHIQSMKKKEYREDLERLNHRYAHVDSTLKMMNLQIAQ; the protein is encoded by the coding sequence ATGAAAATTCTCCTTCGACTGGTTGGTGTCATCGCCCTTCTGCTTTTCCTTCCATTACTCTTTTTGGAGCTGGCCGTGAGCGTGTGGTATAAACACGATGTTGTCCAAGAACTACAATTTTTGGCCAATGAAAGTTTGGAATCTGAAATCACATTCGACAACATAGAAGTCAGTGCACTGAGGCATTTTCCAGAGCTTACGATCTCTGTGTTAGGGCTTTCAATTAAAGAAGATAAATACGAAGTCCTTTATTCCGACCGCATGGGTATGCAAATAAATCTGCTGGACATTTATGACAATAATTATGCTCTGAGTAAAATAGAAATCATTCGTCCTCGATTTTTAGCACCAGTAGATTCTACAGGGCAAAAATTCATGATTCGCGTTAAGAAAAAAACCAGCCCTAGTACTGGTCTGCGCCTGATGCTAGATGTGCCTGCTATCGAAATACGTGACGCACTCATCATTATAAACAACGAATACAAAGGCAATCGTATACGGATGAATATAGAAAAAGGAGACTTTCGTCTACGCTCCTTCGACGATCTGTTAGAATTTAAAGGCGATGCTTTTGGTGTGCTCGACACCATGATATCTAAGGGCCGGCTGAGCCAAACCGCTGTGCCAATAGCTGCGCACCAGTCCACACTAAGGCTAAATACATTGGATAGCCGAATCCTATTCGATGGCACACTGCAACTTTACAATGCACACCTCAAAGCCTACGGGCTACTAAAACCCATAGGCTACGGCAATATGCTGGACATCACTCTAGAAGGAGACGAAGCAAGAGTCAACGAATACGTTGCTTTGATTCCACAGTTTCAAACGCTCAATTTTCATCAGCACAATCCAGATGCTCGGCTGCAGCTCACTATTCACAACTCTGGTTATGTAGACCCTGTCACTTTTCCAAACATCGATATTCTATTCGAAATGAAAGATGCTTCATTTTCTAGAGCTGGGTTGCCAGGCATAGTAGACAGCGTCAATTTCAGAGGACATTTTAGTAATGGAAAACTCAGAAACGCCAAAACCAGCGAAATGGTCATTGATTTTGGTCGGGCTAAGGTGGATAATAGTTTCTTTGCTATCCAAGGTTATATTCGAAACTTCGATGATCCATATATAGACATGAAAGCCTCATCCGAAATAGAACTGGAGGATGTAAACGAATTGCTAGACTTTCCCGATTTAGAAATGGCTGGCAGCATACGTATCCATGCTGATGTGAAAGGAAGAATGTCGGAACTCGAAAAAATGCGACAAACCAAAGAGCCACATTTCAATGGTGAAATCATATTTGAAAACGTGTGGCTACTCAAGAAGCCATCAAACATAAAAATAGAACAACTACACGGAAAGGTCGTGGTGAAAAACACCGAACTCAGCATGCAAAACCTGCATGCCAGATACAACCAAGCTAAAATTAATATCTCTGGCCACACCCCAAATTTCATGCCTTTGGTAGAACAAAAGTCTGGGCGAAAATCACATGCACAATTGTCCATCATATTGGATAACCTTGCCCTCACCGAAGCAGACCTAGTCATGGATAAAAAAGAGGACAAGGAAGAAGCCTCCAATTTGGCTGCCTTTCAATTTCCTGATTTTCTGAATTTAAACTGCAACATCATATTCAATCAATTTGCCTACGAAGACTATAGAGCAGAAAGTATTGATATCGGCCTCTCACTCACTAGCGACTCCATGCTACTACACAAAGGACATGTCAAATTTGATCAAGGAGATTTTTGGCTAGAAGGCGTGTCTCGCCCTTCAACTACCGAGGCCAAGAATTACGAAATTTGGCTCAAAGCCGACTTGGATCACATCAATACAAATAACTATTGGCAACCTAAAACGGCAGTAAATAAAAAAGAATCTAGCACACTCCCTGACTACGCAGCCTTCACCGTACACACAGATCTGAAATTCAAATCACTGACCCATGACAAAATCACACTGCAAGACATTCACATCGTATCCGATATGCAAGACCAAAACATCCATACCCGAACATTGGACTTTAGCTTCCCCTATGGTCAAGTCCAGTCTAGGTTCGACATGCTACTCATCGACTCTGTATATCATCTGGAAGGAAAATCTACTGTAGCCCTAACCGCTATTGATATAGATTCTATCAAACAATACTACAACACTATAAAACCCCAAGTGCAGAAAGAAGATAGCACATCAAAAGAAAGTACATTTATCATCGATGGGTATACTTTCGAGCTTACTGCCCCTCAGGTCAATTATAAAGACATCGTTGCAGACCAGTTAGCTATTCAGCTCCAGCTGAATGAAAACCATATTCGGCTAGACCACGCTGCTTTTGAACTGTTCGAAGGTCAGATCAACCTTTCGGGAATAATCAAACAGGATAAATATTCAGAAGTAAAGGCTTTTTGTAATATCGATGCCAAACATATTGATTTGGGTAGTTTAACCAATCAATTTGGGGGACCCAACAAGGAACTGTTTTCCAAAAAACATTTTAAAGGAGAAGTAGGTGTGGGAGGACAAGTTTTGCTCCAATTCAATCACAAACTAGAGCACCAAGAAGATGAAATGCTAGGAAAGATAAAGGTATCGTTGAGCAACGGTGAACTGATGGAGTTTCCCCCGATCACGGAATCTTTGAAATTCATCAAACAAGCGAATAGAGACACCATCCTACTCGCCAATAGAAACCTAGAAGTACTCTTTCACAATGATGAGGTGCTGCTACCTCGCACGGTATTCAAAACCTCTCTTTCCAACATTGAGTTTTCAGGCTATCACAACAAGGACATCGGGTTTGGATTTGACCTTCAAGTCAGTGTAGGCGATTTGCTCTTTAAGTCTCAAAAGAAAAAAAGGAAGCAAGTAAGAGAGAATAAGCAGGCAACTTTTGGCGCAATCAAACACTACCTACAGGCTCGGTCGGAAAATGGAAAAATGCACATCCAATCCATGAAAAAGAAAGAATATCGCGAAGACCTAGAACGATTGAATCATCGATACGCACATGTAGACTCAACCCTCAAAATGATGAACTTACAAATCGCACAATAA
- a CDS encoding acyl-CoA desaturase: MEILIFMLVMWYGGLFFQTFFLHRYSAHQSFTMSRFGEKLCYFLTWLFQGSNYLSAYGYGTMHRMHHAYADTEKDVHSPKYDGNLFAMMWRTKTTYSAITNKEIEVEKRFTDGVPEWPTFDKFARSWISRVAWGAAYTLFFYEFATAWWQWLFLPVAFLMAPIHGAIINWFAHVYGYVNFKVGDTSKNLLPFDFLMMGESYHNNHHKHGNRANFGGVRWHEIDPTYVIMWIMDKLGMIHIKKLEISVKRENLKKAA, translated from the coding sequence ATGGAAATATTAATTTTTATGTTAGTGATGTGGTACGGAGGTTTGTTCTTTCAAACGTTCTTCTTGCATCGATATTCGGCTCACCAGAGTTTTACTATGTCTCGGTTTGGCGAAAAACTATGTTACTTTCTTACTTGGCTCTTTCAAGGGTCTAACTATCTGAGCGCCTATGGCTATGGTACTATGCACCGCATGCATCATGCCTATGCTGATACTGAAAAGGATGTACACTCTCCTAAATATGATGGAAACCTATTTGCGATGATGTGGCGTACAAAAACCACTTATTCTGCTATTACTAATAAGGAAATAGAGGTAGAAAAGAGATTTACTGATGGGGTACCTGAGTGGCCTACATTCGACAAATTTGCCCGCTCTTGGATATCAAGAGTCGCTTGGGGCGCCGCTTACACATTGTTTTTCTATGAGTTTGCTACTGCATGGTGGCAATGGTTGTTTTTGCCAGTGGCATTTTTGATGGCGCCTATCCATGGTGCGATTATCAACTGGTTTGCTCATGTATATGGTTATGTAAACTTCAAAGTAGGAGATACCTCAAAAAACTTGCTCCCATTCGACTTTTTGATGATGGGCGAAAGCTATCACAACAATCACCACAAGCATGGCAACAGAGCTAACTTTGGTGGAGTACGTTGGCATGAAATAGACCCTACTTATGTGATCATGTGGATCATGGACAAATTGGGTATGATTCATATCAAAAAACTAGAGATTTCGGTAAAAAGAGAGAACTTAAAAAAAGCAGCTTAA
- the uvrA gene encoding excinuclease ABC subunit UvrA, whose protein sequence is MAETLENQVAKNIDQLDPRDFIIIKGARVNNLKNLSVAIPRNKLVVVTGLSGSGKSSLAFDTLFAEGQRKYVESLSSYARQFLGRMEKPEVDYIKGVSPAVAIEQKVNTRNPRSTVGTTTEIYDYIKLLYARIGQTISPVSGLPVKRDTVSSVVNAVNTYDEGTKFMVCSPLTLTEDRTLAIEFNILLSKGFTRILVDGVLEQIEDLDPQKIDPSKVDILIDRLSVSKEDEDATFRLSDSVQTAFFEGHGDCHIHFRTGEIRKFSDRFELDGMTFEEPSVNLFSFNNPYGACRKCEGFGKVLGIDPDLVIADKNLSVYEGAIVPWRSETMKKWLQPLLHMAHDIDFPLHRPVKDLSEDEYNLLWEGTGAFEGLNAFYAFIESQLHKIQYRVMLSRYRGKTTCPDCKGTRLRKDAFYVKVGDKTISELVLMPIDKALMFFEQIELSDFDQKVAKRILKEIQNRLSYMKEVGLGYLTLNRLTSTLSGGEYQRIKLATSLGSALVGSMYILDEPSIGLHPRDTARLGNVLETLKRLGNTVIVVEHEEEVMKRADQIIDIGPAAGIHGGELVFQGDWAAILEEKDSVTARFLNRMEFIPTPSKRRPWSHSIDLLEARENNLKRIDVSIPLGVLTVVTGVSGSGKSTLIRKILYPALGKIVGTTGEETGKFGGLDGDYKMIQRMEMIDQNPLGRSSRSNPVTYVKAYDAIRQLYADQPVAKQRNLKPAHFSFNVDGGRCETCQGEGEVKIEMQFMADLHLTCDECKGKRFKEEILEVTYQDKHISDILDMSIEESLSFFADQKAIVSKLQPLDDVGLGYVKLGQSSNSLSGGEAQRVKLASFLGKGQSHNKEKILFIFDEPTTGLHFKDIEKLLDSINALVDQGNSVVIIEHNMEIIKSADWIIDLGPDGGDQGGELCFAGTPEEMVKLENNHTAKYLKDKI, encoded by the coding sequence ATGGCGGAAACATTAGAAAACCAGGTAGCTAAAAATATTGATCAACTAGACCCTAGGGACTTTATCATCATCAAAGGTGCGCGAGTCAATAACCTGAAGAACCTGAGCGTAGCCATTCCTAGAAACAAGCTCGTGGTAGTCACAGGCCTTTCAGGCTCTGGAAAATCGTCATTGGCCTTCGATACGCTATTTGCTGAAGGGCAAAGAAAATATGTGGAAAGTCTCAGTTCCTATGCTAGACAGTTTCTAGGTCGGATGGAAAAGCCAGAGGTGGACTACATCAAAGGCGTGTCGCCAGCCGTGGCCATTGAGCAAAAAGTAAACACACGAAACCCTCGATCTACTGTAGGCACCACCACGGAGATTTATGATTATATCAAATTGCTCTATGCCCGCATCGGACAAACTATCTCACCTGTTAGTGGTTTGCCAGTCAAAAGAGATACGGTTTCATCCGTAGTCAATGCCGTAAACACCTACGATGAAGGCACCAAATTTATGGTCTGCTCACCACTCACCCTGACCGAAGACAGAACTTTAGCCATAGAGTTCAACATCTTACTGAGTAAAGGGTTTACCCGAATATTGGTAGATGGAGTACTGGAGCAGATCGAAGATTTAGATCCACAAAAAATAGATCCATCCAAAGTAGATATTCTTATTGATAGGCTCAGTGTGAGTAAAGAGGATGAAGATGCCACTTTTCGTTTATCAGATTCGGTACAGACGGCTTTCTTCGAAGGACATGGCGATTGCCACATTCACTTCAGAACTGGTGAGATTAGAAAGTTTTCAGACCGGTTTGAGCTCGACGGCATGACGTTCGAAGAGCCATCAGTCAACCTCTTTAGTTTCAACAATCCCTATGGAGCTTGTCGCAAATGTGAGGGGTTTGGAAAAGTATTGGGTATAGACCCTGACTTGGTTATTGCTGACAAAAATCTATCGGTATACGAAGGGGCTATTGTACCATGGAGGAGTGAGACTATGAAAAAGTGGCTTCAACCCCTCTTGCATATGGCGCACGACATTGATTTTCCATTGCATCGTCCAGTCAAAGATTTGTCGGAAGACGAATACAATTTACTCTGGGAAGGCACGGGCGCATTTGAAGGACTGAATGCCTTTTATGCTTTTATAGAATCCCAACTACACAAAATACAATACCGCGTGATGCTCTCTCGCTATCGCGGAAAAACCACTTGCCCTGACTGCAAAGGCACTCGTTTGAGAAAAGATGCTTTTTATGTCAAAGTAGGAGACAAAACCATTTCAGAATTGGTTTTAATGCCGATCGATAAAGCATTGATGTTTTTTGAGCAGATCGAGCTGAGTGACTTTGATCAGAAAGTAGCTAAACGTATCTTGAAAGAAATACAAAACCGATTAAGCTATATGAAAGAGGTAGGGCTCGGCTATCTCACGCTTAATAGATTGACTTCTACCCTGTCGGGCGGAGAATACCAAAGAATCAAACTGGCAACTTCGCTCGGAAGTGCCTTGGTCGGTTCCATGTATATCTTGGATGAGCCTAGTATTGGCTTGCACCCACGGGATACGGCTCGCTTGGGCAATGTCCTGGAAACGCTGAAGCGTCTAGGCAATACCGTAATCGTAGTAGAACATGAAGAAGAAGTCATGAAGCGTGCTGATCAGATTATAGACATTGGGCCTGCGGCGGGTATTCATGGTGGTGAATTGGTTTTTCAGGGTGACTGGGCCGCTATTCTCGAAGAAAAAGACTCGGTTACGGCCAGATTTCTCAACAGAATGGAATTTATCCCCACACCTAGCAAAAGAAGACCTTGGTCACACAGCATAGATTTGCTTGAAGCCAGAGAAAATAACCTCAAAAGAATTGATGTGTCGATTCCACTGGGCGTATTGACGGTGGTAACTGGCGTAAGTGGGTCAGGAAAATCTACACTGATTAGAAAAATACTGTACCCAGCACTAGGCAAAATAGTAGGGACTACGGGTGAAGAAACAGGGAAATTTGGAGGCTTGGATGGCGACTACAAAATGATCCAACGCATGGAAATGATCGACCAAAATCCACTAGGGCGTAGCTCTCGATCCAACCCTGTGACTTATGTCAAAGCCTACGACGCCATACGTCAGCTCTATGCCGACCAACCTGTGGCCAAACAAAGAAATTTAAAACCTGCCCATTTCTCCTTCAATGTAGATGGAGGTAGATGTGAAACCTGTCAGGGTGAAGGTGAGGTAAAAATTGAAATGCAGTTTATGGCCGACCTTCATTTGACCTGCGATGAATGCAAGGGCAAAAGATTTAAAGAAGAAATCTTGGAAGTGACCTATCAAGACAAGCACATCTCTGACATATTGGATATGAGTATCGAAGAGAGCTTGAGCTTTTTTGCCGACCAAAAAGCCATTGTGTCTAAACTACAGCCCCTCGACGATGTAGGGTTGGGTTATGTAAAGTTGGGTCAGTCGTCCAATTCTTTAAGTGGTGGAGAAGCACAACGTGTCAAGCTGGCATCATTTCTTGGCAAAGGCCAAAGTCACAACAAAGAGAAAATACTTTTCATCTTTGATGAACCCACTACAGGCTTGCACTTCAAAGACATCGAAAAACTTCTTGACAGCATCAATGCCCTTGTGGATCAGGGCAATTCGGTAGTGATCATCGAGCACAACATGGAGATTATTAAATCGGCCGACTGGATCATAGACTTGGGTCCTGATGGTGGTGATCAAGGTGGCGAGCTATGCTTTGCTGGCACTCCAGAAGAGATGGTCAAGCTAGAAAACAACCATACAGCGAAATACCTGAAGGATAAAATATAA
- a CDS encoding exo-beta-N-acetylmuramidase NamZ family protein translates to MTKTGLSLLHELSIKGNIGYLCHAASVDINYNHGIDIVKSIFGSRLKKLFSPQHGLFADVQDNMVESNHFHHSHYDLPVYSLYSDTRKPTAEMLQGLDHVLIDLQDVGTRVYTYIYTMTYMMEACAENDVEVIILDRPNPIGGLKIEGNILDLNYRSFVGRHELPMRHGLTMGEVALMAKKHWGIDCNLRVIAMQGWKRDMFFKDTQLPWVLPSPNLPNAETAFSFVGTVLFEGTNISEGRGTTKSLETVGHPALANYQLLDQLKSIFQSEGLTGFVLRPVSFMPTFQKHAGQVCHGYQIHITDFEAFSPWHVGQVLCREFYQHLGSTFLWKQPPYEYEEDLLPIDILNGTDQIRKWIESNGSVADLRSLESSQMSAYLEKRAEIMIY, encoded by the coding sequence ATGACAAAAACAGGCCTATCCCTACTCCATGAATTATCGATCAAAGGCAATATCGGCTATCTCTGTCATGCCGCTTCGGTAGATATCAACTATAATCATGGTATTGATATAGTCAAATCTATTTTTGGCTCGCGACTCAAAAAATTATTTTCGCCACAGCATGGACTTTTTGCCGATGTGCAAGACAACATGGTGGAGTCCAACCATTTCCATCACAGCCATTACGACCTACCCGTTTATAGTCTCTACTCCGATACTCGAAAACCCACAGCCGAGATGCTCCAAGGACTGGATCATGTGCTGATCGACCTACAGGATGTGGGCACGCGTGTATATACCTACATCTACACCATGACCTACATGATGGAGGCTTGCGCCGAAAATGACGTGGAGGTAATCATACTGGATCGCCCCAACCCTATCGGCGGCTTGAAGATAGAAGGCAACATACTAGACCTTAATTATCGATCTTTCGTTGGCCGACACGAACTACCCATGCGGCATGGGCTGACCATGGGTGAAGTGGCATTAATGGCTAAAAAGCACTGGGGTATCGATTGCAACCTAAGGGTAATAGCTATGCAAGGCTGGAAACGAGACATGTTTTTCAAGGATACGCAATTGCCTTGGGTACTACCATCTCCCAACCTACCCAATGCTGAAACGGCTTTTTCTTTCGTGGGGACTGTGCTTTTCGAAGGCACTAATATTTCTGAAGGACGAGGAACCACCAAGAGCTTGGAAACCGTGGGTCATCCCGCTCTTGCCAATTATCAATTGCTAGATCAACTTAAGTCTATTTTTCAATCAGAAGGTTTAACAGGGTTTGTGCTTCGACCAGTTTCTTTCATGCCCACCTTTCAAAAGCATGCAGGACAGGTTTGTCATGGCTATCAGATCCATATCACTGACTTCGAAGCTTTTTCTCCATGGCATGTAGGCCAGGTGCTTTGTCGAGAGTTTTACCAGCATCTTGGATCAACTTTTTTATGGAAACAACCACCTTATGAATACGAAGAAGACCTCTTGCCAATAGATATTCTTAATGGTACAGACCAGATACGAAAATGGATAGAATCCAATGGTAGTGTTGCTGATCTCCGAAGCCTAGAATCGTCTCAAATGTCGGCATATTTAGAAAAACGTGCTGAAATAATGATCTATTAA
- a CDS encoding bifunctional alpha,alpha-trehalose-phosphate synthase (UDP-forming)/trehalose-phosphatase — protein sequence MPTKQKPKTIIVSNRLPVRIIKEDGKLAFTPSEGGLATGLGSIYKQGENIWLGWPGAVLNTKAEESQTKKELSEQNMAPVFLTDEDIELYYEGFSNETLWPNFHYFNQFSEFKHEYWEAYKKVNQKFADQIIKNANPKDTIWIHDYQLLLLPALVRKERPDISIGFFLHIPFPSYESFRLLPWRRELLLGMLGADFLGFHTYDDTRHFLSSVSRLAGVGNEHGHINYNNRQIVADALPMGIDYDKYAQTAAEPETLEREVRYRTSIGEGKLILCIDRLDYSKGIPQRLKAFEKLLERYPEYKGKVSMLMVVVPSRDQVGKYKELKEEIDLLVGRINGRYSQLSWTPIHYFYRSFPLHALSAFYRMAHVCLVSPMRDGMNLVCKEFIASKLDKKGVLVLSEMAGASKELSDALLINPNNREQMVEAIREALEMDEKEQIQRMKVMQSTLKRYNIYNWVDLFMNRLSVVKTEQKALTTKRLDEQSEIALKTSYKEAKKPLIFLDYDGTLQGFYGDPQDAKPDEDLYSIINGLTKFKNSHVVIISGRDKDTLANWFNLSKVDLIGEHGVWLRGKGEDWHTITTLTDVWKADIRKVLEGYVARTPGSFVEEKDYSLVWHYRKVETGLGELRTRELTSHLKYLASNQNLQVLEGDMVVEIKSTEINKGRAARNWMKRYEDADFIMAIGDDWTDEDTFKAMPPKAYTIKVGSTNSSAKFSVTNFEEVRGLLKRMVS from the coding sequence ATGCCCACTAAGCAAAAGCCTAAAACGATTATTGTATCGAACAGACTGCCAGTTAGAATCATAAAGGAAGATGGAAAATTGGCATTCACGCCAAGTGAAGGAGGCCTAGCCACGGGTCTTGGGTCTATCTACAAGCAAGGAGAAAATATATGGCTGGGGTGGCCTGGCGCTGTATTAAACACTAAAGCCGAAGAATCGCAAACCAAGAAGGAACTGAGCGAGCAAAACATGGCGCCAGTTTTTTTGACAGACGAGGACATAGAGCTTTACTATGAGGGGTTCTCCAACGAGACCCTTTGGCCTAACTTTCATTATTTCAATCAGTTTTCAGAATTTAAACATGAATACTGGGAAGCCTACAAGAAGGTGAATCAGAAATTTGCTGATCAAATTATAAAAAACGCCAACCCAAAAGATACCATTTGGATTCACGATTACCAACTGTTGCTTTTGCCAGCACTGGTGCGTAAGGAGCGACCAGATATTTCGATAGGCTTCTTTTTGCACATCCCATTTCCATCGTACGAGTCATTTAGGTTATTGCCATGGAGAAGAGAGTTACTTTTGGGCATGTTGGGTGCAGATTTTCTAGGGTTTCATACCTACGACGATACCCGTCATTTTTTATCGTCAGTGAGTAGATTGGCTGGTGTGGGCAATGAGCACGGCCACATCAACTACAACAATCGTCAGATTGTAGCGGATGCACTTCCTATGGGGATCGATTACGACAAGTATGCTCAAACTGCCGCCGAACCTGAAACACTTGAGCGTGAAGTGCGCTACCGGACCAGTATTGGAGAAGGGAAACTCATTTTATGTATCGATAGGTTGGACTACTCCAAAGGTATCCCACAACGACTGAAGGCATTTGAAAAATTGCTAGAGCGCTATCCCGAGTATAAAGGAAAAGTGTCTATGCTGATGGTGGTGGTTCCGTCGCGTGATCAGGTAGGAAAATACAAGGAACTAAAAGAAGAAATAGACCTATTGGTGGGTCGTATCAATGGTCGGTACTCACAGCTCAGCTGGACACCCATACATTATTTTTATCGTTCGTTTCCTCTGCATGCCTTATCGGCATTTTATCGCATGGCACATGTCTGCCTAGTGAGTCCTATGCGAGACGGAATGAACCTAGTCTGTAAGGAATTTATTGCCAGCAAGCTCGACAAAAAAGGCGTGCTTGTACTAAGCGAAATGGCAGGGGCATCCAAGGAGCTTTCGGATGCATTGTTGATCAACCCAAACAACCGTGAACAAATGGTGGAGGCCATTCGCGAAGCTTTGGAAATGGACGAAAAAGAACAAATCCAACGCATGAAAGTGATGCAAAGCACCCTGAAGCGATATAACATTTACAATTGGGTGGATTTATTTATGAACAGATTATCCGTAGTGAAAACCGAACAAAAAGCATTGACAACTAAACGACTTGACGAACAGTCAGAAATTGCCTTAAAGACAAGTTATAAGGAAGCAAAAAAACCACTGATCTTTCTAGATTATGATGGTACACTTCAAGGCTTCTATGGCGACCCTCAAGATGCCAAACCTGACGAAGATTTGTACAGTATCATCAATGGGCTAACTAAGTTTAAGAATTCGCATGTGGTGATTATCAGTGGCAGAGATAAGGATACCTTAGCCAATTGGTTCAACCTCTCGAAAGTGGACTTGATTGGAGAGCATGGTGTTTGGCTTCGAGGCAAAGGCGAAGATTGGCACACGATAACTACCCTCACAGATGTGTGGAAAGCAGACATCAGAAAAGTACTAGAGGGCTATGTAGCACGTACACCTGGGTCGTTTGTAGAGGAAAAAGACTACTCGCTAGTTTGGCATTACCGAAAGGTAGAGACTGGTCTGGGCGAACTGCGTACCCGAGAACTAACTAGTCACTTGAAATACCTTGCTTCCAATCAGAACCTACAAGTACTCGAAGGCGATATGGTTGTAGAAATCAAAAGCACGGAAATCAACAAAGGCCGTGCAGCTCGCAATTGGATGAAACGCTATGAAGACGCCGACTTTATTATGGCTATTGGCGACGATTGGACGGACGAGGATACCTTTAAAGCGATGCCTCCAAAGGCCTATACCATCAAGGTGGGTAGCACCAATTCCTCTGCAAAATTTAGCGTGACAAATTTTGAAGAGGTCAGAGGCTTGCTCAAGCGAATGGTGAGTTAA
- a CDS encoding DUF3703 domain-containing protein → MKLNFRMPDELKSFYQKEIETYHRALADLDYPKAWHHLERAHIIGQRYAWPHTETHSYMLYLGFRQKKVKEVLGQALRLILGAPFSLIGQIPVGNVGSTRVSMIKRQRIPTDIQAMFSKTNNLNGNFRELR, encoded by the coding sequence ATGAAGTTGAATTTTCGAATGCCAGATGAGCTAAAGAGTTTTTACCAAAAAGAAATAGAAACATATCATAGAGCCCTAGCAGATTTGGATTATCCTAAAGCCTGGCACCATTTAGAGCGTGCACACATTATTGGTCAGCGCTACGCATGGCCTCATACCGAAACTCATTCGTACATGCTCTATCTAGGCTTTCGCCAAAAAAAGGTGAAAGAAGTACTGGGTCAGGCCTTACGCTTGATACTGGGCGCTCCTTTTTCTTTGATTGGTCAAATCCCAGTAGGTAACGTGGGCAGTACGCGAGTGTCTATGATCAAACGGCAACGGATACCCACAGACATTCAAGCGATGTTTTCAAAAACAAATAATTTAAACGGAAACTTTAGAGAGCTACGCTAG
- a CDS encoding Kazal-type serine protease inhibitor family protein gives MKLFSTLLLAIVFLMASKCDEEKNAESCIDESLINPNGICTLDYTPVCGCDGKTYANACQAKHAGLLHWEAGVCK, from the coding sequence ATGAAACTCTTTAGCACCTTATTATTGGCCATAGTCTTTCTCATGGCATCTAAATGTGACGAAGAAAAGAATGCAGAATCTTGTATAGACGAGTCTCTAATCAATCCCAATGGTATATGTACCTTAGATTACACTCCTGTCTGTGGCTGCGATGGCAAAACTTACGCCAACGCTTGCCAAGCCAAACATGCAGGACTCCTCCACTGGGAAGCAGGAGTGTGTAAATAG